Proteins co-encoded in one Caldisericum sp. genomic window:
- a CDS encoding glycosyltransferase, which yields MKVGALVITYNRKELLKGCIESILSGTVVPDIIVVDNASTDGTEDLVKNYPVKYLRLDKNLGPAGGAEAGQKFAYSEGYDFVWMLDDDVIVSKDALLNLLTYYEILQKQFDKIILSSVTYGDLEFTKPFYNLLRYNPVTGITKKIEDSEFSKDYFEYDIAPMNGLFLPRKVFDIVQFFNGKLFGWYDDTEFVLRCKRAGFKGFAIAKSKIYHPIESRKQVKILGKTFTLLSGRPMRMYLGTRNNIIVQKKFLKPLNFYFLFLPTFIFKRFISIVFFYDDKGTFLKNFFRGIIDG from the coding sequence ATGAAAGTTGGAGCATTGGTTATTACATATAACAGAAAAGAACTTTTGAAGGGTTGTATTGAGTCGATTCTTTCAGGGACAGTTGTTCCAGATATTATTGTTGTAGACAACGCTTCGACAGACGGCACCGAGGATTTAGTAAAAAATTATCCTGTTAAATACCTGAGGTTAGATAAAAATCTCGGTCCTGCTGGAGGGGCTGAAGCAGGGCAAAAATTTGCGTATTCAGAAGGTTACGATTTTGTATGGATGCTTGATGACGATGTTATTGTCTCAAAAGATGCCCTTTTAAACCTTCTTACCTATTACGAGATTCTTCAAAAGCAATTTGATAAAATCATTTTAAGTTCGGTTACATACGGGGATTTGGAGTTCACAAAGCCATTTTATAATCTTTTGAGATACAATCCCGTGACGGGAATTACTAAAAAAATTGAGGATAGCGAATTTTCAAAAGATTATTTTGAATATGATATTGCGCCTATGAACGGGCTGTTTTTACCCAGGAAAGTTTTTGATATAGTGCAATTCTTTAACGGGAAACTCTTCGGATGGTACGACGATACAGAATTTGTGTTGAGGTGCAAGCGTGCAGGTTTCAAAGGTTTTGCAATAGCAAAAAGTAAAATTTATCACCCCATTGAATCAAGAAAGCAAGTTAAGATTCTTGGAAAGACTTTTACTCTTCTTTCTGGAAGGCCAATGAGGATGTACCTTGGCACGAGAAATAACATAATAGTCCAGAAGAAATTCCTTAAGCCACTCAACTTCTATTTTTTATTTTTACCAACATTTATTTTCAAAAGATTTATCTCGATTGTTTTCTTTTATGATGATAAAGGCACATTTCTCAAAAACTTCTTTCGTGGTATAATTGATGG